One stretch of Malus domestica chromosome 14, GDT2T_hap1 DNA includes these proteins:
- the LOC103453763 gene encoding disease resistance protein RPV1-like, which translates to MTDFMALSSSFSGDSGSHEYLYDVFLSFRGGDTRKNFVDHVYAALEKEGFLIFRDGDELERGEDIKSELMRAIRKSRCSIVVFSEGYASSRWCLDELVMILECKRKFDQFVFPVFYGVDPSHVRDQKGSVAEAFDRHVKSQPLDKVKRWKSALTEAANISGMVMLNQADWNASKFIEDLVATTKERVQRSRPFRMSPYLVGIDSRVKDINSWLQDEYSDIGLLVVHGTSGIGKTTIAKCAYNLNMARFYRSSFLENISETSQLPSGLLHVQERVLYDICGRKVKLKNVSEGKFEIGRAVYSQRFFLVLDGLESMDEFDAVTCGLKEARFGSKIIITTTNARVLSAALEFGYKVCTVGILNDNESLELFCWHAFKQFQPIEGYMERSKSIVQYCGGLPLALAILGSSLSGRSIDAWESTLKELKTIPDSSIMRTLKISYDSLYDHERALFLHIACFFVGIDRDYIVSILHGCDFDIIAAMESLIEKCLLTIDRDNKVYMHRLILDVGREIARQEARKPGKRSRMCREKDSFQVLTEKNINFPPETSATDDLMTLTSSSSSNSRSQYLYDVFLSFRGEDTRENFVDHLYAALKKEGLLAFRDDNELERGEDVEPRLLRTIRKSRCSIVVFSEGYASSRWCLDELVMILECKRTFDQFVLPVFYGVDPSDVRKQTESIAKAFARHEKGQPLDKVKVWRAALTEAANIGGTMLQIEADWHERKFIKNLVAATTEILQSLLIRLCPVELNGFFEELPKGLKWSRWFEFPLNSIPDGLTLDRLVVLEARYSSWRQVWKGRKYLPSLKILDVCHSHNLTEVPDLSLVPNLEKLILNNCKNLVGIHGSIGKLERLVYLNIKGCKRIRKFPKHMPENLETIITHGCSNLEEFRIMQSKMMMHLKALDADEAHISGLVYGAHKSGRTFWDWFNKNTKLIVHVNIPHLLRGCEKFMKLIIQQYHAATNNQKLKWLNHKYSGVQNLKLIPSVTVSLHKLSKVADSYSAGTTYRDLISCQGSKIVEDVNLEEKAGCEIEVADVEDEGLTESLKSSLFLYCSLFPLDYEFRKYELVQLWIAEGFIGEMHRERMEDTGILYFDFMESEGFFVPSRSDFSVDFDSVFSLPIYNPSNFLYKINTIKLSVLEKQIYQDGYFRAVDGKLDGASEMTQHLSLIFKNMDEVGGVLQKFKRLRTLLLFNGSRSSIKQVPRNLLSGLKLLRTLNLSGTLISELPSSIRNVKALRYLDVSHTPIRQLPEAIDSLHNLQTIKLRGCVNFVQLPKGIKKLTNLRHVELDIIRQLDSLPAYLGNLTNLQTLSAFLVGRDQGCNIGELKNLNHLKGALRISRLENVLTKEEAEKASLSTKKSLQRVVLRWSSLLVENVREKEILECLQPHYGLQELGIQNYSGSTLPAWISNRAFADLLVVTLYRCKNCKRLPSLGQLPALKFLSIIEMNEVEEIHHHLFRNDGVAQEDPAFLKLERLEIDIMLNLKEWMAIKQGDLPSLLKLTVDSCPELVTLPSLSELKSLKHLEFRHCPKLLPLSQDGLPTSLESLVIICCPQLKEWCTKRGGQDQDNLSHVPRVWLDHEELKMQGEQSFSDA; encoded by the exons ATGACCGATTTTATGGCTCTAAGTTCCTCCTTTTCTGGCGATTCTGGTTCTCATGAATACCTCTATGACGTTTTCTTGAGTTTCAGAGGTGGAGATACGCGCAAGAATTTTGTCGACCACGTCTATGCTGCTTTGGAGAAAGAAGGCTTTTTAATCTTCCGAGATGGGGATGAATTGGAGAGAGGAGAAGATATCAAGTCGGAGTTGATGAGAGCCATCCGTAAGTCCCGATGCTCGATCGTTGTGTTTTCAGAAGGCTACGCATCTTCCAGATGGTGCCTTGACGAGCTTGTAATGATCCTTGAATGCAAGAGGAAGTTCGACCAATTTGTCTTCCCAGTCTTCTACGGAGTGGACCCTTCTCATGTGAGGGACCAGAAAGGAAGTGTTGCGGAAGCATTTGATAGGCACGTAAAAAGCCAACCGTTGGACAAGGTGAAGCGATGGAAGTCAGCACTTACAGAGGCTGCAAATATTTCAGGGATGGTCATGCTAAATCAAGCTGATTG GAACGCAAGCAAGTTTATCGAAGATCTTGTTGCAACGACTAAAGAAAGAGTACAACGAAGTCGCCCCTTTAGGATGAGCCCATACCTTGTTGGAATAGATTCACGTGTCAAAGACATTAATTCATGGCTACAAGATGAATACTCTGACATTGGCCTGCTTGTAGTTCATGGGACAAGTGGAATAGGGAAGACAACTATTGCAAAGTGTGCTTATAATTTAAACATGGCACGATTTTATCGAAGCAGTTTCCTTGAAAATATAAGTGAAACTTCACAGCTACCCAGTGGCTTACTGCATGTACAAGAAAGAGTTCTCTATGATATTTGTGGCAGAAAAGTGAAACTCAAGAATGTTAGTGAAGGAAAGTTTGAGATTGGACGTGCCGTATACTCTCAAAGATTTTTTCTTGTTCTCGATGGTTTGGAGAGTATGGATGAATTTGATGCTGTAACATGTGGGTTGAAAGAAGCAAGGTTTGGAAGTAAAATCATCATAACAACTACAAATGCAAGGGTGCTAAGCGCTGCTCTGGAATTTGGTTATAAGGTGTGTACTGTTGGAATTTTGAACGACAATGAATCGTTGGAGCTCTTCTGTTGGCATGCTTTTAAACAATTCCAGCCAATTGAAGGTTACATGGAACGTTCAAAAAGTATAGTACAATACTGCGGAGGGCTTCCATTAGCTCTTGCTATTCTCGGTTCTTCACTATCGGGCCGAAGTATAGATGCATGGGAAAGCACATTGAAGGAACTGAAAACTATTCCAGATTCCTCGATCATGAGAACACTCAAAATAAGCTACGATTCTTTGTATGATCATGAACGAGCGCTGTTCCTCCATATTGCGTGTTTCTTTGTTGGAATTGACAGAGATTACATTGTTAGCATACTCCACGGGTGTGACTTCGACATAATTGCTGCCATGGAAAGTCTCATTGAAAAATGCTTGCTAACAATTGATAGAGATAATAAGGTGTATATGCATCGCTTGATTCTTGACGTGGGAAGAGAAATTGCACGCCAAGAGGCAAGGAAGCCTGGGAAACGTAGTAGAATGTGCCGTGAAAAAGATTCTTTTCAAGTATTGACAGAAAAAAAT ATCAATTTTCCACCGGAGACATCAGCAACGGACGATTTGATGACTCTAACTTCCTCCTCTTCCAGCAATTCTCGTTCTCAATACCTCTATGACGTTTTCTTGAGTTTCAGAGGTGAAGACACTCGCGAAAATTTTGTCGACCACCTCTATGCTGCTTTGAAGAAAGAAGGCCTATTAGCCTTTCGAGACGACAATGAACTTGAGAGAGGAGAAGATGTGGAGCCGAGGTTGCTGAGAACCATCCGTAAGTCCCGATGCTCGATCGTTGTGTTTTCAGAAGGCTATGCATCTTCCAGATGGTGCCTTGACGAGCTTGTAATGATCCTTGAATGCAAGAGGACCTTCGACCAATTTGTCTTACCAGTCTTCTACGGAGTGGACCCTTCTGATGTGAGGAAGCAGACAGAAAGTATTGCGAAAGCATTTGCCAGGCACGAAAAAGGTCAACCGTTGGACAAGGTGAAGGTATGGAGGGCAGCCCTTACAGAGGCTGCAAATATAGGAGGGACGATGTTGCAAATTGAAGCTGATTG GCACGAACGCAAGTTTATCAAAAATCTTGTTGCAGCGACAACAGAAATACTACAAAGTCTCCTTATCCGACTTTGTCCTGTAGAGCTCAATGGattttttgaagaacttccTAAAGGATTAAAATGGTCGCGTTGGTTTGAATTTCCTTTGAATTCTATACCTGATGGTCTTACTTTGGACCGTCTGGTTGTTCTTGAAGCGAGGTATAGCAGCTGGAGACAAGTCTGGAAGGGGAGAAAG TATCTTCCATCATTGAAGATCCTAGATGTCTGCCATTCCCATAACCTTACTGAAGTCCCCGACTTGTCACTAGTCCCCAACCTAGAGAAACTGATTCTTAACAATTGTAAAAACTTGGTTGGTATCCATGGATCTATTGGAAAGTTAGAGAGACTTGTTTACTTGAACATAAAAGGTTGCAAGCGTATTCGGAAGTTTCCCAAGCACATGCCAGAAAACCTTGAAACAATTATAACACATGGTTGCTCAAATCTTGAGGAGTTTAGAATTATGCAGTCGAAGATGATGATGCATCTGAAAGCTCTTGACGCAGATGAAGCTCATATTAGTGGATTAGTTTATGGGGCACACAAATCAGGGCGCACGTTTTGGGACTGGTTCAATAAAAATACAAAGCTCATAGTTCATGTAAACATTCCTCATTTGTTACGCGGGTGTGAGAAGTTTATGAAGCTAATTATACAGCAATATCATGCTGCTACTAACAATCAGAAATTGAAATGGCTGAACCACAAATATTCAGGGGTGCAAAATCTAAAGCTGATTCCTTCAGTAACAGTAAGTCTGCATAAATTATCCAAGGTTGCGGACTCTTATTCTGCTGGCACCACATACAGAGACCTTATTTCATGCCAGGGTTCTAAGATAGTGGAGGACGTGAATTTGGAAGAAAAGGCTGGGTGTGAAATAGAGGTTGCAGATGTAGAAGATGAGGGTTTAACTGAATCTCTAAAATCCTCATTATTTCTTTATTGTTCCCTTTTTCCATTAGATTATGAATTTAGGAAATATGAGTTGGTTCAGTTATGGATAGCTGAAGGCTTTATTGGAGAGATGCACAGAGAGAGAATGGAGGATACTGGTATTTTGTATTTCGATTTCATGGAGAGTGAAGGCTTTTTTGTGCCCTCAAGAAGTGATTTCAGTGTAGATTTTGATTCAGTGTTCTCACTGCCCATTTATAATCCCAGCAACTTCTTGTACAAGATTAATACTATCAAGCTTTCAGTTTTGGAAAAACAAATTTACCAGGATGGTTATTTCAGAGCTGTGGATGGTAAGTTagatggagcttcagaaatgaCACAACATTTGTCTCtgatttttaaaaatatggatGAGGTGGGTGGGGTTCTCCAAAAGTTTAAGCGTCTTCGCACGTTGCTTTTGTTCAATGGTAGCAGGTCTTCCATTAAACAAGTTCCTCGTAATCTTTTGTCGGGCTTAAAGTTGTTGAGGACATTGAATTTGAGTGGAACTCTCATCTCTGAACTACCGAGTTCCATTCGAAATGTCAAAGCATTGCGCTATCTTGATGTTTCTCACACTCCCATTAGGCAGTTGCCCGAAGCAATCGATTCTCTTCACAATTTACAGACCATAAAACTGAGAGGTTGTGTTAACTTTGTTCAGTTACCGAAGGGCATCAAGAAGCTAACCAACCTACGCCATGTCGAACTTGATATCATTCGGCAATTGGATTCCTTGCCTGCATACTTGGGAAACTTGACTAACCTGCAGACTCTGTCAGCATTTCTCGTCGGTAGAGATCAGGGGTGCAATATTGGAGAGCTGAAGAATTTGAATCATCTCAAAGGAGCACTTCGCATTTCAAGGCTCGAAAACGTGTTGACTAAGGAAGAGGCTGAGAAAGCTTCATTGAGTACAAAGAAATCCCTCCAGAGAGTGGTTCTCCGGTGGAGTAGTCTGTTGGTTGAGAATGTACGGGAAAAGGAAATCCTTGAATGTCTGCAACCTCATTATGGTCTTCAAGAGCTAGGAATTCAAAACTATAGTGGCTCAACTCTTCCAGCTTGGATTAGCAATCGGGCTTTTGCAGACCTTCTTGTTGTTACTCTCTACAGATGCAAAAATTGTAAACGTCTTCCATCTTTGGGGCAGTTACCAGCGCTTAAGTTTCTCTCCATTATTGAAATGAATGAGGTGGAAGAAATTCATCATCATTTATTCAGAAATGACGGAGTTGCTCAAGAGGACCCTGCATTTCTGAAACTTGAGAGGCTAGAGATTGATATCATGCTTAATTTGAAAGAGTGGATGGCGATAAAACAAGGTGATTTACCGTCTCTACTTAAACTCACGGTGGACTCTTGCCCGGAGCTTGTCACTCTTCCTTCACTTTCAGAACTCAAATCCCTCAAGCATTTGGAGTTCAGACACTGCCCAAAGCTTCTGCCCTTGTCTCAAGATGGACTACCTACCTCACTTGAGTCTTTAGTAATTATATGTTGTCCTCAACTGAAAGAATGGTGCACGAAGAGGGGAGGTCAAGATCAGGACAACCTATCGCATGTGCCTAGAGTATGGTTGGATCATGAAGAG CTAAAAATGCAAGGAGAACAATCTTTCAGTGACGCTTGA